A window of the Paralichthys olivaceus isolate ysfri-2021 chromosome 5, ASM2471397v2, whole genome shotgun sequence genome harbors these coding sequences:
- the gcat gene encoding 2-amino-3-ketobutyrate coenzyme A ligase, mitochondrial: MSLAKAARSLVPSARGLLQVSAGAPGRTYAAVAAARAVLETELDSIRAAGTWKGERIITSKQGAQINVDGSRGNILNFCANNYLGLSSHPDVVQAGIDALKTYGAGLSSVRFICGTQDLHKHLEQKLAEFHEREDCILYASCFDANAGLFEVMLGPDDAVLSDELNHASIIDGIRLCRAKRLRYKHMDLGDLETKLRESQSSRMRLVVTDGVFSMDGDVAPLEGICDLAEQYGAMVFIDECHATGFLGPRGRGTDELLGVMDRVHIVNSTLGKALGGAAGGYTVGPKPLIDLLRQRSRPYLFSNSLPPPVVGCATRAVELLLASNEIAQSMTAKTMRFRNKMTQAGFTISGSAHPICPVMLGDARLASLMSDDMLKLGVYVIGFSYPVVPKGKARIRVQISAAHTDEDIDRCVDAFIQTGRKHGVVS, encoded by the exons ATGTCTCTCGCTAAAGCTGCCCGGAGTTTGGTGCCGTCAGCCCGCGGGCTCCTGCAGGTCTCCGCCGGGGCTCCGGGGCGGACCTACGCCGCCGTGGCTGCGGCCCGGGCGGTGCTGGAGACCGAGCTGGACTCGATCCGAGCCGCCGGGACGTGGAAGGGGGAGAGGATCATCACCTCCAAACAAGGGGCGCAGATCAACGTGGACGGAAGCCGAGGCA acatacTGAATTTCTGTGCCAACAACTACCTCGGCCTGTCCAGTCATCCAGATGTGGTGCAGGCCGGGATCGATGCCCTGAAGACGTACGGTGCTGGACTGAGCTCCGTCAGATTCATCTGTGGGACACAG GATCTGCACAAGCATCTGGAGCAGAAGCTCGCAGAGTTTCACGAGAGGGAAGACTGCATCCTCTACGCCAGCTGCTTTGATGCCAACGCTGGGCTGTTTGAG GTTATGTTGGGCCCGGATGACGCAGTGCTGTCTGATGAGCTAAACCACGCCTCCATCATCGACGGGATCCGTCTGTGTCGAGCAAAGAGGCTTCGCTACAAACACATGGACCTCGGTGATCTGGAGACAAAGCTCAGGGAGTCACAG TCGTCTCGTATGCGCCTGGTCGTGACAGACGGCGTCTTCTCCATGGACGGAGACGTGGCTCCTTTAGAGGGAATTTGTGACCTGGCTGAACAGTACGGAGCCATGGTGTTCATCGACGAATGCCACGCCACAGGCTTCCTGGGGCCGCGGGGCAG AGGGACGGACGAGCTGCTGGGAGTGATGGACAGAGTTCACATTGTGAACTCCACCCTGGGGAAAGCActgggtggagcagcag gtGGCTACACAGTTGGTCCGAAGCCCCTCATTGACCTGCTGAGGCAGCGCTCACGGCCGTATCTGTTCTCCaactccctcccccctcctgtgGTGGGCTGCGCCACCCgggctgtggagctgctgctcgcCTCCAATGAGATCGCACAGAGCATGACGGCCAAAACCATGAG GTTCAGGAACAAAATGACCCAGGCTGGTTTCACCATCTCGGGCTCGGCTCACCCGATCTGTCCTGTGATGCTGGGCGACGCGCGGCTGGCGTCTCTGATGTCCGACGACATGCTGAAGCTGG GAGTGTATGTGATTGGATTCTCTTACCCGGTCGTACCAAAGGGCAAAGCCAGAATCCGTGTTCAGATTTCTGCAGCCCACACAGACGAAGACATCGATCGCTGCGTGGACGCTTTCATCCAGACGGGCAGGAAGCACGGCGTCGTCTCCTGA
- the mcm5 gene encoding DNA replication licensing factor MCM5, with translation MSGFDDPGVYYSDSFGGGEGTGPDEGGLKRIQIKKRFREFLRQFRVGTDRTGFTYKYRDELKRHYTLGEYWVEVEMEDLASFEEDLADCLYKLPTENLPLLEEAAKEVADEVTRPRPVGEETVQDIQVMVKSDAHHASIRCLKSEQVSRLVKVNGIIISATAVRAKATKVCLQCRGCRNLISNIPLPPGLQGYALPRKCNNEGAGSVKCPIDPYFIIPDRCVCVDFQTLRLQESPDAVPHGEMPRHLQLYCDRYLCDRVVPGNRVTIMGIYSIKKMAAAKAQGREKSAGVGIRASYLRVVGIQVDTEGTGRGATGSVTPQEEEELRGLAASPNVYDSLARSIAPSIYGSDDLKKAITCLLFGGSRKRLPDGLTRRGDINLLMLGDPGTAKSQLLKFVERCSPIGVYTSGKGSSAAGLTASVLRDPHTRGFIMEGGAMVLADGGVVCIDEFDKMREDDRVAIHEAMEQQTISIAKAGITTTLNSRCSVLAAANSVFGRWDDTKGEDNIDFMPTILSRFDMIFIIKDHHDQQRDMTLARHVMNVHLSAQTQTEGVEGEIPLATYKKYIAYARVKCGPRLSTAAAEKLKNRYVVMRSGAREHERESDKRPSIPITVRQLEAVVRIAESLAKMKLQAVAGEAEVDEALRLFQVSTLDAALSGSLSGVEGFTSQEDQEMISRIEKQLKRRFAIGSQVSEHSIVQDFTKQKYPEHAIYKVLHLMLRRGEMQHRMQRKVLYRVK, from the exons ATGTCTGGCTTCGATGATCCGGGAGTTTACTACAGCGACAGCTTCGGAGGCGGAGAGGGAACCGGCCCGGACGAAGGCGGACTGAAGCGGATCCAGATCAAGAAGCGGTTCCGTGAGTTCCTCCGGCAGTTCAGAGTGGGCACCGACCGAACCGGATTCACGTATAAATACAG AGATGAGCTGAAGAGACACTACACCCTGGGGGAGTActgggtggaggtggagatggaggaCCTCGCCAGCTTTGAAGAGGATCTGGCCGATTGTCTCTACAAGCTGCCCACGGAGAACCTCCCTCTG ctggaggaggctgCAAAGGAAGTAGCCGATGAAGTGACCCGTCCCCGGCCCGTGGGGGAGGAGACCGTGCAGGACATCCAGGTCATGGTGAAGAGCGACGCTCATCACGCGTCTATTCGCTGCCTCAAG tCCGAGCAGGTGTCTCGTCTGGTGAAGGTGAACGGCATCATCATCTCGGCCACAGCCGTGAGGGCGAAGGCCACCAAGGTGTGTCTGCAGTGTCGCGGCTGCCGCAACCTCATCAGCAACATCCCTCTGCCCCCGGGCCTGCAGGGCTACGCTCTGCCGCGCAAGTGCAACAA TGAGGGCGCCGGCAGCGTTAAGTGTCCCATCGACCCGTACTTCATCATCCCCGACCGCTGCGTCTGCGTCGACTTCCAGACGCTGCGGCTGCAGGAGTCTCCGGATGCTGTGCCTCATGGAGAGATGCCGCGTCACCTGCAGCTCTACTGTGACAG gTATCTGTGTGACCGCGTGGTCCCGGGCAACAGGGTGACCATCATGGGCATCTACTCCATCAAAAAAATGGCTGCTGCCAAGGCCCAGGGCAGAGAGAAGAGCGCCGGTGTGGGCATTCGTGCGTCCTACCTGCGAGTGGTTGGCATCCAGGTGGACACGGAAGGAACAG GACGTGGTGCCACTGGATCAGTTACtccgcaggaagaggaggagctgagaggaCTGGCAGCGTCTCCTAACGTCTACGACTCTCTGGCGCGCTCCATCGCTCCCTCCATCTACGGCAGCGACGATCTGAAAAAGGCCATCACCTGCCTGTTGTTCGGAGGTTCGAGGAAAAG GCTGCCTGACGGTCTCACTCGCAGGGGCGACATCAACCTGCTGATGCTGGGAGATCCGGGTACGGCCAAGTCCCAGCTGCTCAAGTTCGTGGAGAGATGTTCACCTATCGGG GTGTATACCTCAGGTAAGGGCAGCAGTGCGGCGGGTCTGACCGCCTCCGTGCTCAGGGACCCCCACACTCGAGGATTCATCATGGAGGGCGGAGCCATGGTGCTGGCTGACGGCGGAGTTGTGTGCATCGATGAGTTCGACAAG ATGAGAGAAGATGACAGAGTGGCCATCCACGAGGCCATGGAGCAGCAGACCATCTCCATCGCGAAG GCCGGCATCACCACCACCCTGAACTCTCGCTGCTCGGTCCTGGCTGCAGCCAACTCGGTGTTCGGCCGCTGGGACGACACGAAGGGCGAGGACAACATCGACTTCATGCCCACCATCCTGTCCCGTTTCGACATGATCTTCATCATCAAAGACCACCACGACCAGCAGAGGGACATG ACTCTGGCCCGTCACGTGATGAACGTTCACCTCAGTGCTCAGACGCAGACGGAGGGTGTTGAGGGAGAGATCCCACTCGCCACCTATAAGAAATACATCGCCTATGCCAGAGT TAAATGTGGCCCTCGACTCTCCACGGCCGCTGCCGAGAAGCTGAAGAACAGATACGTGGTGATGAGGAGCGGAGCGAGGGagcacgagagagagagcgacaaaAGACCCTCCATCCCCATCACTGTCAG GCAGCTGGAGGCCGTCGTGCGTATCGCAGAGTCTCTGGCGAAGATGAAGCTGCAGGCTGTGGCTGGAGAGGCGGAGGTGGACGAGGCCCTCAGACTCTTCCAGGTCTCCACACTGGACGCTGCGCTGTCCGGCAGCCTGTCAG GTGTGGAGGGCTTCACTTCTCAGGAGGACCAGGAAATGATCTCCCGCATCGAGAAGCAGCTGAAGAGACGCTTCGCCATCGGCTCCCAGGTGTCGGAGCACAGCATCGTCCAGGACTTCACCAAACAG AAATATCCGGAGCATGCCATCTACAAAGTCCTGCACCTGATGCTGAGGAGGGGAGAGATGCAGCACCGCATGCAGAGGAAGGTTCTCTACAGAGTCAAGTAG
- the hmox1a gene encoding heme oxygenase 1a, with amino-acid sequence MDDMKSARKHDTGEVGSDLSEQIKAATKDNHVRAENTQLMLSYQKGQITLPQYKVLLCSLYEIYKALEEELDRNSSHPAVAPIYFPQELARLESLERDLEHFLGSDWRKRVIVPAATHTYKQRLRQIGEENPTLLVAHAYTRYLGDLSGGQVLGKITQKSLGLSGKEGLSFFSFPGVSSPHRFKQLYRGRMNSIELTEEERREVLEEAVSAFEFNIQVFDDLQKMLSVTMATVDQSKSSLPAAGLLSPQITQFTMGLCVALASVFSATSTLLIVLYNK; translated from the exons atggacgacatgaagaGTGCGAGGAAACATGACACAGGGGAGGTCGGCAG CGATTTATCAGAGCAGATTAAAGCAGCAACCAAAGACAACCACGTCAGAGCGGAGAACACGCAGCTGATGCTGAGCTACCAGAAGGGTCAGATCACTCTGCCACAGTACAAG GTGCTGCTGTGTTCCCTCTACGAGATCTACAAGGCCCTCGAGGAGGAGCTGGACAGGAACTCCTCTCATCCAGCTGTGGCCCCCATTTACTTCCCTCAGGAACTCGCCCGTCTGGAGTCTCTGGAAAGAGATCTGGAGCACTTCCTGGGCTCGGACTGGAGGAAGAGGGTGATTGTCCCCGCAGCcacgcacacatacaaacagaggCTGCGACAG ATAGGTGAGGAGAACCCGACGCTGCTGGTGGCCCACGCCTACACCCGGTACCTCGGGGACCTTTCGGGAGGTCAAGTGCTGGGGAAGATTACCCAGAAGTCCCTCGGGCTGAGCGGCAAAGAGGGGCTGTCGTTTTTCTCCTTCCCCGGTGTGAGCAGCCCCCACCGCTTCAAGCAGCTGTACAGGGGCCGCATGAACAGCATCGAGctgacggaggaggagaggagggaggtgctggaggaggccGTGTCCGCATTCGAGTTCAACATCCAG GTTTTTGACGACTTGCAGAAAATGCTCAGTGTCACAATGGCGACGGTGGACCAATCGAAGAGCAGCTTGCCAGCGGCCGGGCTCCTGTCTCCGCAGATCACACAGTTCACGATGGGACTGTGTGTCGCGCTGGCCTCTGTCTTCAGCGCCACCAGCACGTTACTCATCGTTCTGTACAACAAATGA
- the foxred2 gene encoding FAD-dependent oxidoreductase domain-containing protein 2, with product MDSNLPCFLLFVLVGWVESSSGNVTRHFDYCVLGAGPAGLQMGHFLSKAKRDYIILERNAGPGSFFHKYPRHRKLISINKIHTGRQNLEFNLRHDWNSLLSDKGDLLFKRVSGEFYPPADAYPLYLSLFEKELGLRVRYGVDIGRIRAMQSAAGRSYVLTDQHASDYKCSVLLVATGLWVPQQVEFVGSELVEGYESISTDPDDYRDQAVLILGKGNSAFETAQSILGRASRVHMLSSSPVRLAWQTHYVGDLRAVNNELLDTYQLKSLDGLVEAQLEKMVIVQRKEEGRRRSGGKKKEKKKKRHLYLTLNKYTQTQEERNSSDVTAEELPAYHIDNFSMRKPYDRVIRCLGFRFNFSVFDSSACPPNSDNAKGRLPGVTAWYEGQNTPGLFVLGTAAHSRDHRQSAGGFIHGFRYTARAVHRVLEHRYHGNPWSSTKLLTTQLQSWILKRAGEASGPYQMFEVLGDVILLRGSHCQYVEEFPVQALPQFSALSGHEVSGQGLIVLIMQYGKKKIDYLGANRAETDWTKAWKSNFLHPVLYYYDKLPTEEEMKLRPSGWPLPRPKALHHMVEDFLAEWDSPISHIQPLRRFLEHCVQTDLRTFYAESCFRATLTHREPPLFCQHGYLKQQGVVHNSRLWQHVHDADLMPAEQDAGTSGADPAFPNYLAHTGASVSSGLKLDL from the exons ATGGATTCGAACCTCCCttgtttcctcctgtttgtgttggtgGGCTGGGTCGAATCCTCCTCTGGTAATGTCACCCGCCACTTTGATTACTGCGTGCTCGGAGCCGGGCCTGCGGGACTGCAGATGGGACATTTCCTCTCCAAAGCCAAAAGAGACTACATCATCCTGGAGAGGAACGCGGGGCCGGGCAGCTTCTTCCACAA gtatcCCAGGCACAGGAAGCTCATAAGCATTAACAAGATCCACACAGGAAGACAGAACCTGGAGTTCAACCTGCGTCACGACTGGAACTCGCTGCTGAGCGATAAAGGTGACCTCCTGTTCAAGCGGGTGAGCGGCGAGTTTTACCCGCCAGCCGACGCCTACCCGCTGTATCTGTCCTTGTTTGAGAAGGAGCTCGGGTTGAGGGTGAGGTACGGCGTGGACATCGGAAGGATCAGGGCGATGCAGTCGGCCGCTGGCAGGAGCTACGTCCTGACTGACCAACATGCCTCCGACTACAAATGCAG cgTCCTTCTGGTGGCCACAGGTCTGTGGGTTCCTCAGCAGGTGGAGTTCGTAGGATCCGAACTGGTTGAAGGGTACGAGTCCATCTCCACCGACCCTGACGACTACAGGGACCAGGCCGTGCTCATTCTGGGGAAGGGGAACTCTGCTTTTGAAACGGCCCAGAGCATCTTGGGACGGGCGAGTCGGGTGCACATGCTCAGCTCCAGCCCTGTTCGACTGGCGTGGCAGACGCATTATGTTGGAGACCTCAG AGCTGTGAACAATGAGCTGCTGGACACATACCAGCTGAAGTCTCTTGATGGGTTAGTGGAGGCTCAGCTGGAGAAAATGGTTATCGTTCAACGAAAGGAGGAGGGCAGGAGGAGATCAGGcggaaagaagaaagagaagaagaagaagagacactTGTACCTGACTCTAAACAAGTACACTCAAAcccaggaggagaggaacagcTCGGACGTGACCGCAGAGGAGCTGCCAGCTTATCACATCGACAACTTCTCCATGAGAAAACCCTACGACCGTGTGATCCGCTGTCTCGGGTTTCGATTCAACTTCAGCGTATTTGACAG CTCTGCCTGCCCACCAAACAGTGACAATGCAAAAGGGAGGTTGCCGGGGGTGACGGCCTGGTATGAAGGGCAGAACACCCCCGGTTTGTTTGTGCTGGGAACTGCTGCTCACTCCAGAGACCACCGCCAGTCTGCCGGCGGCTTCATCCACGGATTCCGCTACACAG CACGAGCTGTACATCGTGTACTTGAACACCGCTACCATGGCAACCCCTGGTCATCGACAAAGCTGTTGACCACGCAGCTGCAGTCATGGATCCTGAAGCGGGCCGGCGAGGCCTCCGGGCCGTACCAAATGTTCGAGGTGCTCGGGGATGTGATACTTCTTCGAGG CTCTCACTGTCAATATGTGGAGGAGTTTCCGGTCCAGGCGTTGCCTCAGTTCTCCGCTCTCTCGGGTCATGAGGTGTCCGGCCAGGGACTGATAGTTCTCATCATGCAGTACGGGAAGAAGAAGATCGACTACCTGGGGGCTAACAGGGCAGAAACCGACTGGACCAAAGCTTGGAAATCCAACTTCCTGCACcctgttttatattattacGACAAACTTCCTACTG AGGAAGAAATGAAGCTCCGTCCCAGTGGCTGGCCGCTGCCCAGGCCTAAGGCTCTTCATCACATGGTTGAAGACTTCCTCGCAGAATGGGACAGTCCCATATCTCACATCCAGCCCCTGCGGCGCTTCCTGGAGCACTGTGTCCAGACCGACCTCAGGACCTTCTATGCAG AATCATGTTTCCGTGCGACCCTCACCCACCGCGAGCCGCCGCTGTTCTGTCAGCATGGATACTTGAAGCAGCAGGGTGTCGTTCACAACAGTCGGCTGTGGCAGCACGTACACGACGCTGATTTGATGCCCGCCGAGCAGGACGCAGGCACGTCGGGGGCCGACCCAGCGTTCCCTAACTACCTGGCACATACTGGAGCCTCTGTGTCTTCAGGACTGAAACTTGACCTCTGA